The DNA region CCATACAGGTGGCAGTAGTTCAATATATCGGTGACATCCGTGTTATATTCGCCTCGTGGACTGCCCAGGAAAATAATCTCCCCCAGCTTTGCGATCCACTCCAGACTTTGAACACCTACACTGGGCACACCTGTCGCCTCAATGTGGGTGGAGACACCTGTTCCATTCGTGATGACGTGTATCTTTTCTTTTACTTTATCTTCTCCGCCATGAAGCGTATAGTCAACCCCACATGCCTGGGCTGTTCGGATTCGTTCCGGTGACAGGTCCACGCCGATCACCGTTGCACCTTGCAGGCGCGCCAATTGAGCAGCCAAATTCCCTACCAATCCGAGCCCCGTCACGCCGACAACATCCCCAAGCTCAATATGGGATACACGAACAGAGGTGAACGCTACGGTTGCCATGCGGGTGAAGGGAACCCACTTCAAATCCAGCTTTTCAGGCACCTTGATGAAAACGTGCTCTGTGGATACCACTTGATATTCCGCATGTTGACCATAATGGAACACAGCGTCCCCGGGCTGAACATGGTCTACACCCTGCCCCACCTCGATCACTTCACTTACACTCGCATACCCCGGACATACGGGAAGCTTGGCCCACTCTTCTTTTCCCGATAACATGGCCAGCTCCGTTCCTGGACTGATAAGGGAATAGATCAATTTTACCAATACTTCCTTCTCCCCTAGGGCTGGCAAAATATAATCCTCTTCCACCATTTCCACTTGCAGCGGACGAGCAAACATGATCTTCCTGTTCTTCAGCGTAGTCCCTCCTTTCCATATCTTTTTAACTACAATATAAGACTTTTCGCTGGCATTGTCTTTGATTGCAAAACCGATTTTTTATCTAAAACAACGATTTTACAACCTTTGCATGCTAACCCAACATCAATGTAAAAGGACTCACAAGATCCCATGATCTGTGAGCCCCAAATTCAGTCATATTCAGCCGTGGTCTGGTGCAGTGCGGTACAACCGTTAGGCGACCGGACGACCGGATACTTCAGAAGTAGCCAGCGGTCATTGAAACCGTATTGCCACATGGCTCCTTTTTTGCTAATTTCACAGTTACTCTTGTTACTTCTCAATCGAAAACTATGGCTGCAACCCTCGAACCTCCAACTCATAGATTCGGGCTGCCGTATCGCCGCCCTGCGTCGGTTTCAGCACATTCAGCTTCACATAACGGGCCGAGACCAGACCAATCGCATCCGATGTTTCGGCTGCGGTATTTCCCTGTACATGAACTACATCTGACCAGTTGACGCCATCAGCACTGACCTGAATGGAATAGTCGCTTGTATTAAAACCGGACCACTCCCCACCACTCTCCGCATGCTTGATGACAAAACCGCTGATCTGATGTGCCGTCCCAAGATCAATCTGCAGCCAATGCGGCTGATTACCCAGCGCGCACCACTTGCTGTTGCCTGTCACCTTGCCATCGATCGCCTTCTCTGCACCTTCCGCTGATCCGCAGGCATGGTCGGCAGTGGCCGTTTTGCCAAGTGCGACATTTTTGATCTCGGAAGCGCCCTTGCTGACAGTGATCAAAGCTTGCTTCGTTACCGTATCCTGCCCCGAGCTGTTGGTAGCTGTAAGCGTCACAGTGTACGTGCCTTCCTTGTCATACGTTACCACTGGGTTCTGCTCCGTGCTGACAGCCGGACTGCCATTCTCAAAAGTCCACGACCAGCCTTCCGTCACCTCGGAAGAGAGATCAGTGAAATGCACCTGCTGACCCGGTGTGATCAGCGTTGCATCCGCCTTAAATCCTGCTTCCGGCTTCGGATACACTGGCCACTGGATCGTCACACTGGCTGCCTGGCCGCGCTCATACTGTGCATCCACTGCCACAACTTTCAGTACAGTCGCCTGTTCCTTGTTGATTCTTTTCATCTCAGGCACATAGAAGACGTTATTCGCGGTAGCACCGACCCAAGTCTCTTTGCCGTCAGGCAGCACGCGGTAAATCTCATACTGTTGAACTTCCTCGTCCAACGCTTTCCACTGCAATCTGGCATCGCCGTAAATGCCCCCGCGGAAATCGGATTGGATGACATTTAATGCTTGAACTGCTTCAAGTGGCTTCCCTGGATTAGCATTGTTCTGAATGGAGATCTGACCAATATGGATGTTATAATCCGAAACGGTTTCTGTGCTGTCAAAATACAAAGACAATGCCACAATCCGCTTTCCTTTGTAAGGCGTCAGATTCAAGATGTCCGTCGTCCAACCAGAGGACTTTTTGTCTTTTACATCCAGAAAGACGAACTGGTCAGGTTGGTCTGCAAAAGCCAGGCCAACCTTCATGCTCGGCTTGTTCTGCGTTTTGTACGTGATCGACAGCTTGGTAGCTGGCTCAATCTTCAGATCGGTTTGGTACAGCTTCAGATGAGTGGCATTTGCTGAACTTAACGTACCCGCTACCTTGAGGGAACTGCCGCCATAGTAGGCATCCGACCAATCGAGAGAAGGTTTCAACGCCGTCCCCTTACTCTCTGTCAGCCAGCGCCATGTCGGAAGTACGTCCTGCAAACTGCGATTATTCCATCCAGTCTCCCGCACTTGTGTGCCATCCACATAGAATTTCTTGCCACTGCCCGTGTTGAAGTTGGTCGTGAATGGCAGTTGGTCCACCGGCGATGATTCAACCACATTGTTTGCAATCCCTTTCCAGGCCTGGCCTGTCGCCGTATTGGACGGGTTGCCGTTCTGCCCTACCCAGAACTTATTTTCACGGGCAAAGAAATCGGACATGCTGTCGGCACTGTTGAACGCCCAGTCCGGTCGGTATATGCCTAACGAGGTCACAGCAGGTTTGCCCTCAGGAAACAGCTGGTTCCATTTTAGACTGGTATCATATCCGTTGGCTTCGACATCAATCCCTGCAAACAGTTCAAATGGCGATCTGCCCAAGTTTTTGGCTTTGGCCGCCGAACTGCCAAGATCATTCCACCAGAAATTCAGGAACATGCTGTCTGATACCTTGCTCCCATTATCCTGCAGGAACATCGCATTCCGGTCCGTTAGCGCATTCTGCCAGGAAATATTGCCTTCCCTGGTCATGGAATCATACCAGATGATCTCCATACCTGCGGGCATATGATCCTGAAGATAGCGGAGGAATGCCTTCATCAACTGTGCGTCAGTGGCTGTTCCGCCCTCGGTCTCCTGGTTGATAAACCAGCCGTCAAAACCATAATACTCCGCCACCTCAATCAGTTTATCCGCCGCCGGGAAGGAGCCGTCGCTGTTCTGCTGAAGCATTTGCTTCACCCACTCATATTTGCCACCGTACACGGATGGAGGGAAGAATACCGTACCCATGATCGGCACTCCGTTCCGGTGTGCCGCATCAATCGTATCAGCGCTTGGCGGCACAATAATGCCTTCTCCCGCCGATCCGCCCCAATATACGAGCTTGTCGACATACTGCCAGTAAGAGAACGTATTCGCAGAGAATGTATCCGATCCTTGCGATGGAACGCCGCTGGTTCCCTGGTTCAGCGCAGACAACGCCATCACTTTCGGATCTTTCGTTGCATTCGGGTTAACACTTTCCCCCGTGAAACGGCTCTGGAGCGGAACGGTGCTCCGGTTGAAGGCCGCATCCGGGTCGGAAACCGGATTCCATTGGAGCAATTGATCCGGCAACCAATACGATGAATAAGGTTGCTTTGCCAAGGCCGCTGAGGAAAGAGCAGCGCATACCATTATGACCAATATGAGACTAGCACCAAGTTTTTTCATGCCATACCCTCCAATCCAATTTTGGCAATCCAATCAGGGAAAGAAGAAACGCCCGTCTAATCGGACAGACGTTTCCATGTCTACTTTATCATTCAGGCTATTTTGGATTTGCAGCTTGCCATTCATCGTATTGCTTTTGCGCCTCTGCAATCACTTTATCCAGACCTGCCGCTTTCAACTTCTCGATCGCTTTTGGCAGATGCTCATCCGGATCAACCGCACCCGTCATGATGGATGGGTAGAATTCCTTTACAATGGCGGAGATGGAAGCCACTTCCGTCTTCACCGGGTCAGGATTGAAGTTGAAGCCAAAGCTTGGAGCAACCTTCGCGGAATTGTTGAACTCTTTGAACGCTTCCCACTTATCGGCTGGATCTTCCTTGTGCATGTAGGTCAGGAACAGGTTACCCAATGCAAAGCCAGGCATTTGGAATCCGTCCTTCATCGCTGGCAGGTCCTCAATGACATTATCCGAAATCTTTTTGTAATGTGTACCTTCAATGCCGTAGTTGATCAGGTTACGCAGATACGGGTCAGTATTCAGCAAGTTCAGGAACATCATGGCCCGTTCCGGGTTCTTGGAGTTCGCCGAAATCGCATGCATAGCGCCTGTTGCCGAGCCGGTGAAAATAACCGGATCCTGCATCGGTGTAGTCACGATATCATAGCCCGCGCTTCTGGACCATCCCAGTTCGGCGTAAGGCTGAGTCTGTTCACGGTCAACGAACCATTTGCCTGTCTTAATGTTGTCGATACCTTCCAATGTCGCTACATCCTTGCGCAGATAACCACCCTGATAGTATTTGCGGATGGTTTTCAAGGAGCTCTTCAGCTCTTCGGATTCCAGTACATTAACGTATTTACCGGTGTCACCGTTCATGTTGATGCCGACCGGGAATTCGTCACCCAACAGGAAGTCGAATGCCAGATAAGGCTTAAAGCCCTTTGGAACAGCCAAAGGAGTAATGTCGGCCGGCTCATTGTCCTTGATTTGCTTCAGGTAAGGCTCCAGATCCTCTAATGTACGAATCTTGGTGATGTCCATGTTGTATTTATCCACGTACTGCTTGTTGAAGCGCCATACCCATTGTGAAGCCAGCTCTTTGTTGACTGGCACGGCATAGTTTTGACCACCGATCTGTGAGCCTGTAAGGAAGCGTGGATCAAGCTGCTCTTTAATGCCCTGACCGTACTTATCCAATAGATCATTGATTGGCAGGAACGCCCCTCTAGTAGCATTTGGCAGATAATCATAAGCCCAGGAAGAGGTGAAAGCGATATCATAATTTTCGCCCGAAGCGGTAATAACCGGCATCCGTTTGGAATAATCACCCCAGTCAATCATCGTGATGTCGACGGTTGTATTTATTTTCTCCATTAAGTATTTGTTCATTTCTTCCTGTACCATTGGCAGATCGCGCTGTGGACCACCAATCAGATATACCTTGAGCTTCACTGTGTCCTTATCCCCGGATTCTCCCCCGGATGCCGCATTCCCGCTTGTATCATTGGTATTACTGCCCCCGCAGCCTGCTAGCATCGTAGCAAAAGTAAGCATTAAGGCAGCCATAAGCAGAGCAATTTTTCTTGTCTTCATGTGTATCCCCCTTATTAATGTTATTGTTACTGCCCTTTGAGGGCAGGCACAACCAGACTTATTCTTTGACCGAACCAATGGTCAGGCCCTGTATAAAATACTTTTGGAAAAATGGATACGCCAGCGCAACCGGCAGTGTAGCCAAGACAACCATTGCCATGCGGACGGTCTCCGTTGGCAGTGTCGAGGCAATGTCGTAGGACACGACCCGGCTGCTGTTTTGCACAACAAAATCCATATTGTTCTGTATTCGAATCAGCAATGTCTGGAGCGGAATCAAATTCGCATTGTCGATATAGAGCAGCGCATTGAACCAGTCATTCCAGAATCCCAATGTACTGAACAATCCGATGGTTGCAATGCCCGGCAAAGAAATCGGCAGTACGATGCGCGTATAAATACCGAATTCAGTAGCCCCGTCAATCTTGGCTGATTCAATGACCGCGTCCGGCACGGTCGTCGTGAAAAATGTACGCATGACGATAATGTAAAAAGCGTTCATGATCGACGGAAGAATCAGCGCCCATATCGAATCCCGCAAGTGCAGCACTTGCGTAACCACAATGTAACTGGGAACGAGACCGCCGGAAAACAGCATGGTGAAGAAGGCCAAAAAGCTGAAAAACCGACGCTGTTCAAAATTTTTGCGCGAGATGGCATACGCATACGTAGTGACCAAATACAGTGTCAGCGCGGTTCCAACAACCGTTACCGTTAAGGTAACCCCAAATGATTGGGCCATTTGCTGCCCGGATTCCATAAGAAATCGGTAGGCATCCAGCGTCCAGACTTCAGGGATTAACTTAAATCCATTGATCGCCAACGTCTTCTCATCGGTAAATGAGATGATGATGATGAACAGAAATGGAAAGATACAAGATAAGGCAAACAGGCCGATCGCTATATTAAAAATCACATTGGAGAATGGCGAAATGGCATTCAGATCTCTTGATTTCTTTCTGCTCCTCTTCACAGGGGCAGATGCCCGCTTTATCGGTTCACTTAAGTTACTCATGGACAGCACCCCCCTTGCCGCAGCCTAGAATACGGCATAATCCTTTTCAATTTTACGCACAGCATAGTTCGCCAGCAGGACAAGAATCAAACCAACGACCGATTGATACAATCCTGTAGCCGTACTCATTCCCGTATCGCCCATAATGGTTAGGCCGCGGTATACAAACGTGTCGATGACATTAGTGACCGGATACAGTGCACCGGAATCCCGCGGAACCTGATAGAACAGTCCAAAGTCGGAACGGAAGATACCGCCGATCGCCAGAATGGTAAGAATGATCATCAGCGGCCTGAGCAGCGGCAGCGTAATGTACCGGATCTGTTTCCACTTGGTAGCGCCGTCGATCATCGCTGCCTCATAATAAGAGCGGTCGATACCCGCGATTGCTGCCAGATAAACTACGCTGCCATAACCTGCACCTTTCCACAGGCCGAGCAGAATGAGAAAATACGGCCAATACCCTGTCTCGCTGTACCAACTGACCGGATCTCCTCCGAAATAGGTAATGATCTGGTTGAACACACCCTTTTCCACACTCAGAAACGAAAAGACGAAATAACTGATAATAACCCAGGACAGGAAATAAGGCATAAACATCGCGGTCTGGTAGATCTTCGCCAGCCGTTTATTCAGCAGTTCGTTCATAATGATCGCAAGCGTCACCGCGAGCACCAACCCGAGAAAGATCAGACCCAGGTTATACAGAATGGTATTACGTGTGATGATATAGGCGTCACTGGTTGAGAACAGAAACTCAAAGTTTTTAAACCCGACCCATTCGCTTTTTAGAACGCTTTCAAGAAATCCGCCCGGATGAATCCGAAAGTCCTTAAAAGCAATAATCGTTCCGAACATTGGCAAATAGGCAAAAATGATAAACCACGCTGCTCCCGGCAGTACCAGCAGAAGAAACGCCTTGTTCTTCATCAGACTTTTGAAGATGCCCAGCACGGCTGTCCCTCCTTATAAAATCGCATTCACTGTCACTTAGCTGCACCCCGTATTAATCCCCTATGACCAACAATGGCAGACCTAAGCCCTTTTGGTGCTTTGGATTCCTCGTTCACTCCTTCCTCCATTATGCAAGCGCTACCAATTTGGGGATAGTTGAAAAACCCAATAAATTGATGGATTAATTAAAGATCGTGCATGTATTCCATGGCAAAAAAAACACACCCGAACGGGGTGTGTCTTCACTCAGCCGGCAAGCCCGGCTTATTTTTTCATGTAGATGGAGCGCAGCTCCGTGGGAGAAACCCCCGCATATTTCTTGAATTGTCTGTAAAAATAAGTGGAGTCCCAGTAGCCCACCTCGCCCGCGATTTCGGCCGTCTTTTTGTCCGAATATAACAGCAAATGAGTGGCGCGCTCAATTCGGTACTGGTTCACATAATCGGAAAAGGTGGTGCCGACTTCTTGCTGAAATAATTGGCCGAGGTAGTTCGGATGGAGCTCCAGCCGCTGACTGAGCGTCTTAAGTGAAAGCTCATCCTGGTAGTGATTCTTCACCACCTCCAGCACAGCCATGATATGCGGACTGTACGTTTTCTCGGCGGTATGATATGTATTCAGCGTACGATGAACAGTTTTCCTCACAAGCTGCTTCAGTTTGCTGAGCGTATGAATTCTGGACAATGGTCCGAAGATTTCCCCATAGTCAGGTGTTTTCTCCAATTCCTTGGCAGCCAGCATCAGCTGGATGGCCGAATTAAAGAACGGTGTTCTTGGAAAACAGCGTTCCTCACCCTCAACCATGAAGAATTCGTCGATGAACCGGTCCACTTCTGTACCTTCCCCATCCCGCAGCAGCTTGTGGAACTGCTCCATCGCTGGCCCTGGCTTCTCCTGATGCAGATTGGCGTCTTCTTCGCTCTCCACATGCATGATGAAGGTATCACCATCCATAAACAAATGGTTCTGAAGCCACAGCTTTACGGATTTGCAGCTCTTCGGAAAACCCAGATAGGTCGACTCGGATTGACCGATGATCCCCCATACACGTGCACCTGTGTCCTCGGCAACCGCTTGCTTCATCCTGCTGAATGCCTGAAGCTGCCATTCATCACGATCTTCCGTACTGGCTGAAACGAACAGCAGGATGATATCTCCTTCCTGATCGGGAAAGCAGATTACCCCGCAGCCATCCGGAAGGCCTTGGTTTCCGAGCAGTTCGCACTTCTCAGCGATTCCTGCAAGGTGTATCTGCGGATCATTCCCTTCGTCATCCCCTACAATCCGCAGAGCGGCTGCACAATAACCGGACTTGTTCATGGGAATCTCCAGCAGTTGCGCACGCTCCCGAAATTCTTTGGCGTCAATGGTCTCGTTCGCCCACCGCTGCAAAATATTGTTGCGCAGAATCCTCCAGCTCTGATCCATCTGAATCTGGCGGATTTCCTCCTGCTCCCAGTCGCGCTGCATATGCTTGATGGTTGCTTCCAATTCGTCCATATTGACTGGCTTGAGCAGGTAGTTCTCTACCCCCAGCGAGATGCCTTCCCGCACATATTTAAATTCTTCGTATCCGCTCAAAATAATGAATTTGGTATACGGACTGCGCTCTTTGATCTCCCGGAT from Paenibacillus sp. JNUCC-31 includes:
- a CDS encoding zinc-dependent alcohol dehydrogenase; the encoded protein is MFARPLQVEMVEEDYILPALGEKEVLVKLIYSLISPGTELAMLSGKEEWAKLPVCPGYASVSEVIEVGQGVDHVQPGDAVFHYGQHAEYQVVSTEHVFIKVPEKLDLKWVPFTRMATVAFTSVRVSHIELGDVVGVTGLGLVGNLAAQLARLQGATVIGVDLSPERIRTAQACGVDYTLHGGEDKVKEKIHVITNGTGVSTHIEATGVPSVGVQSLEWIAKLGEIIFLGSPRGEYNTDVTDILNYCHLYGRGCITFKGAHEWRFPVEPNEFVKHSLVRNSNIVFELMLKNKLHIEPLISHVMKPDQAQEAYEGLRINKDQYNGVLFDWS
- a CDS encoding endo-beta-N-acetylglucosaminidase, with protein sequence MKKLGASLILVIMVCAALSSAALAKQPYSSYWLPDQLLQWNPVSDPDAAFNRSTVPLQSRFTGESVNPNATKDPKVMALSALNQGTSGVPSQGSDTFSANTFSYWQYVDKLVYWGGSAGEGIIVPPSADTIDAAHRNGVPIMGTVFFPPSVYGGKYEWVKQMLQQNSDGSFPAADKLIEVAEYYGFDGWFINQETEGGTATDAQLMKAFLRYLQDHMPAGMEIIWYDSMTREGNISWQNALTDRNAMFLQDNGSKVSDSMFLNFWWNDLGSSAAKAKNLGRSPFELFAGIDVEANGYDTSLKWNQLFPEGKPAVTSLGIYRPDWAFNSADSMSDFFARENKFWVGQNGNPSNTATGQAWKGIANNVVESSPVDQLPFTTNFNTGSGKKFYVDGTQVRETGWNNRSLQDVLPTWRWLTESKGTALKPSLDWSDAYYGGSSLKVAGTLSSANATHLKLYQTDLKIEPATKLSITYKTQNKPSMKVGLAFADQPDQFVFLDVKDKKSSGWTTDILNLTPYKGKRIVALSLYFDSTETVSDYNIHIGQISIQNNANPGKPLEAVQALNVIQSDFRGGIYGDARLQWKALDEEVQQYEIYRVLPDGKETWVGATANNVFYVPEMKRINKEQATVLKVVAVDAQYERGQAASVTIQWPVYPKPEAGFKADATLITPGQQVHFTDLSSEVTEGWSWTFENGSPAVSTEQNPVVTYDKEGTYTVTLTATNSSGQDTVTKQALITVSKGASEIKNVALGKTATADHACGSAEGAEKAIDGKVTGNSKWCALGNQPHWLQIDLGTAHQISGFVIKHAESGGEWSGFNTSDYSIQVSADGVNWSDVVHVQGNTAAETSDAIGLVSARYVKLNVLKPTQGGDTAARIYELEVRGLQP
- a CDS encoding ABC transporter substrate-binding protein; its protein translation is MKTRKIALLMAALMLTFATMLAGCGGSNTNDTSGNAASGGESGDKDTVKLKVYLIGGPQRDLPMVQEEMNKYLMEKINTTVDITMIDWGDYSKRMPVITASGENYDIAFTSSWAYDYLPNATRGAFLPINDLLDKYGQGIKEQLDPRFLTGSQIGGQNYAVPVNKELASQWVWRFNKQYVDKYNMDITKIRTLEDLEPYLKQIKDNEPADITPLAVPKGFKPYLAFDFLLGDEFPVGINMNGDTGKYVNVLESEELKSSLKTIRKYYQGGYLRKDVATLEGIDNIKTGKWFVDREQTQPYAELGWSRSAGYDIVTTPMQDPVIFTGSATGAMHAISANSKNPERAMMFLNLLNTDPYLRNLINYGIEGTHYKKISDNVIEDLPAMKDGFQMPGFALGNLFLTYMHKEDPADKWEAFKEFNNSAKVAPSFGFNFNPDPVKTEVASISAIVKEFYPSIMTGAVDPDEHLPKAIEKLKAAGLDKVIAEAQKQYDEWQAANPK
- a CDS encoding carbohydrate ABC transporter permease, whose translation is MSNLSEPIKRASAPVKRSRKKSRDLNAISPFSNVIFNIAIGLFALSCIFPFLFIIIISFTDEKTLAINGFKLIPEVWTLDAYRFLMESGQQMAQSFGVTLTVTVVGTALTLYLVTTYAYAISRKNFEQRRFFSFLAFFTMLFSGGLVPSYIVVTQVLHLRDSIWALILPSIMNAFYIIVMRTFFTTTVPDAVIESAKIDGATEFGIYTRIVLPISLPGIATIGLFSTLGFWNDWFNALLYIDNANLIPLQTLLIRIQNNMDFVVQNSSRVVSYDIASTLPTETVRMAMVVLATLPVALAYPFFQKYFIQGLTIGSVKE
- a CDS encoding ABC transporter permease, translating into MKNKAFLLLVLPGAAWFIIFAYLPMFGTIIAFKDFRIHPGGFLESVLKSEWVGFKNFEFLFSTSDAYIITRNTILYNLGLIFLGLVLAVTLAIIMNELLNKRLAKIYQTAMFMPYFLSWVIISYFVFSFLSVEKGVFNQIITYFGGDPVSWYSETGYWPYFLILLGLWKGAGYGSVVYLAAIAGIDRSYYEAAMIDGATKWKQIRYITLPLLRPLMIILTILAIGGIFRSDFGLFYQVPRDSGALYPVTNVIDTFVYRGLTIMGDTGMSTATGLYQSVVGLILVLLANYAVRKIEKDYAVF
- a CDS encoding response regulator transcription factor; amino-acid sequence: MRSVMLVDDEPLIVKGMQAIIDWDQNNMQIAGTACNGLEALAIMDEGPVDLIITDIMMPQMTGLELIREIKERSPYTKFIILSGYEEFKYVREGISLGVENYLLKPVNMDELEATIKHMQRDWEQEEIRQIQMDQSWRILRNNILQRWANETIDAKEFRERAQLLEIPMNKSGYCAAALRIVGDDEGNDPQIHLAGIAEKCELLGNQGLPDGCGVICFPDQEGDIILLFVSASTEDRDEWQLQAFSRMKQAVAEDTGARVWGIIGQSESTYLGFPKSCKSVKLWLQNHLFMDGDTFIMHVESEEDANLHQEKPGPAMEQFHKLLRDGEGTEVDRFIDEFFMVEGEERCFPRTPFFNSAIQLMLAAKELEKTPDYGEIFGPLSRIHTLSKLKQLVRKTVHRTLNTYHTAEKTYSPHIMAVLEVVKNHYQDELSLKTLSQRLELHPNYLGQLFQQEVGTTFSDYVNQYRIERATHLLLYSDKKTAEIAGEVGYWDSTYFYRQFKKYAGVSPTELRSIYMKK